The genomic stretch CATCCTAGCTTGGGCCCAGCCAATAGCCGACCACCACGGAGGGGTGGCGGGAAGACCTCATGGATCCCTGTAATATGGACTGACCTTGGGTATGAGCAGCCCTCCTCCTGGCAACCTTGCTCACTGGGCAGTTTCAGCTCTATCCCTGAGCCTCTCCCAGGGTACCACCATACCATGTGCCTGAGACCTGGGTggctgcctctccccaccccagaggaGACTCCAGGTTCCAAAGATATGTCTCTCCCTGATGGATGGGAACCCCCctactctccttcccttccccctcccatcccaCATCTCGCCCCATTTCCTCCACATTAGAGGAGCAGACCCTGATGTGAGGGGTCTGCAAAGGGGACAAGGAAGCCAGCCAGCATAAGGAAGCCTTATGAGGGATGCTCTGCATTCCAGGGCCCTCAGGTCAGGGGATATCAGTGGCCATATGCCCAACCTGGCCAGGGGCCTCTTTTAGAGCCTGGAGGGTCAGAAGCTGGGTCCTCAAAATAGCTGAGGCCTTGGCAGGGTAGGTCCTGAGAGGAGGTCCTAATGATCTCGGAGTGGGCAGCTGAGGGCACTGTGGCAGGTGTCTTCATCAGAGGTCCAGGCCTGTCCCTGGGCTCCTCACGCGTGGATGGCATTGGCTACATCAGTGAACACCAGCCGGCTGGGCCTCTGCATTGGGCCCTGAGAGGGAAGAGTGGTCTGCAGAGAGACAGTAAGGGGCATCAGGGACCTTGACCAAGGCCATGCACTCTCTGGCCCAGTCCCCTCCCTGCTCTGGTGCCCATGTGCGCTTGGCACCAGCTAtgtcttctgcctggaatgccctcccaCAAGCTCAGCCAAGAAATAcgacctggggcctccctggtggcgcaagtggttgagagtccgcctgccgatgcaggggatacgggttcgtgccccggtctgggaggatcccatatgccgcggagcggctgggcccgtgagccatggccgctgagcctgcgcgtccggagcctgcgcgtccggagcctgtgctccgcaacgggggaggccacaacagtgagaggcccgcataccacaaaaaaaaaaaaaaaaaaaaaaaaaaaaaaagaaatacgacCTGGCTCAGGTGACTCCTCCCCCCAGCCTTCCCCAGCTTGCCCTGCCACCTCAGCCAGTTGCAGCACTTAACCTAGGTCCCAGGGCCTGCATTAATTATACATGTACCAACCTCTCCCAGCAGAGCGTGTTCACCTCTGTACCCCCAAGCCCCAAAGCCCCGGCACAGGGGCTGGCACTAGGGAGATGCACAGGAAACAGCCGTCAAATAGTCAGTAGTCCCAAGAGCTGGGTGGACCAAGGTTCTCAGCCCAATTTCCTGAATATCCCAAGGGGAAATGAGTTCTGATCCAGGTGACAAAGAACTGGTAGCAAAACCAGGGGACTCCCAGCCTGGACTCTTCCTGAGCCCAGTCTCTTAATTCTGTCGCTGTGGAGCCAGGTTCCCTAGCAACCTGTGCAGTCAAGGCAAGGAGGGATGCAAAGGGGCATCGTGGGTCAGGGGGAGACCAGGCCTCCTCATGGTGCTCTGGTCCCTGGGGATTTCAGGGGCTGGTGGCAAGTGGCCAGGCAGCCCAGTGACTCTGGCAGGATAACCACACAGGTACCCAACACTTTGGACGTGGGAGGTGAAGCCTGCTAGGGTCTGCACCTGCCTGGGGTCTGACAGCTACTAGGAACCCACCAATCTACTCAGAAGTGCCACTACCCCAGAATTTGACACCAGTCACAACCCACTCAGGACTGGGATCTCAGGAAGCAGAAGAACCCAGGGTCTCAGCCCCCCAACAATCCCTCCCATGAGTCTTCTCCTGCTTTCCCCCTAGTTTGACGGGACATACCTGAGGCAAGAATCAGGATTTTcacttgcagatgagaaaactgaggctcagagaggccaatgGAGCTTCCAAGGTGACCAGGCTATTGGGACAGGGCTAGGCTGAATCCCAGGGCTGCCCTGGCCTGGCCTTGTACAGTGAGTCTGTGGGTGGCCAAGGAGCAATTCTACTAGTTTCTAAACAAACCTGACAAAATCCATATACCCGATAGCTGCCACCTGACCACATGGCAGGTGCTAGAAAGCTACAcgggaaaggagggagggtgggggtggaagAGCCACAAACAGGCTGCAGGCTGGGTGGAGGAGCCTGGTCAGTGCCCACCTTGGCCTGCGTGGCCTGCACAGCGGTGGCAGCCTGCACAGAGGCAGTGTCCCGCCCGTGCTCCAGCAGCTCCCGCTCCAGTTCATCTTGCTCCTCCGTGGGGTCGAAGTTGTACATAGGCATGAGCTGGTGGCGCAGCTTCTCCaacctggggggtgggggcagagactGCTGCAGGCCGGGCAGGCCCTTCCGCtcccaccagccctccaggtgctGCTGCCTGCTGACCAGCTGACACCACCATGTTTAGGGTCCTAAAATTTCCCCTGGGATTCAATGAAAGACATTTTTGCACATACAGTACTAGCTCTACCCCTTGGATGGGTGGCCTGGGAGGGACAGTTACCCACTCCTGGGACCAGATGGGGCCATGGGCCACAGAGCTATCATCCATGAGAGCCACAGGGACTGCCTAAGCCAGGGCCTTGTGCGATCCCCAGCCTCTGAGAGGCcggggtggggaaagaggagtCAGTGGCCATTAGCTCAGGGCAGCAGGGCAAGGGTGGCTCAGCCCTCCCCAGGGGAAAATGGTTACCCCCAACCCCGAGTGGGCAGAAGAGGCCCTGACTCCCTCACTAGGGAGAGGGATCCTCATGGTTGAGGGACTCTCCTTTCCCACCCACATCCCCTGGAGTCCAGCCCAGCATTGCCCACAGGCTGGAGTCTTGGGTGGCAGATGGGGAGTTacctcttcttcttcctgatgtACAAAACCTGCAAGAGAAGGGGCAGCATCAAATGGCCAGGAAAGGAGGCCCTAATCAACCCAGCAGTCCCTCAGGACAGGGGACATGCTGAGGCTGATGAACGGGAGAACTATAGGCCCCCATGTCCTCAGCGACCCCATCCCAGGGACACATACATCCTAAATTTGTGCTTCCATTTGATGTTTATTAGATGCTGGCAGTGCCCGAACTCAGAGACGGGGAGAAGGCCAGCCTGTGAAGAACACACTGGTAAGCCTGGCCTAGGGACATGTGGGCCCACCCCTGCCAAAACTGACTGTGGCTCCGGCCACTCAGTGCCTGCCTCGGACTCCTCAGGGctgaagtggtggtggtgggggactTCAGCATACCCCCTCCTCTCAGCTGTCCTCAGGACCAAATTTTCTCCCCATGTATGGGCAAAAAGAACAGAGGATAGGCAGTGGCTAGACTCTGCAGGGCAGTGGCTCTAGGCAAGGCTCTGGGCTGGCTTCCTGGCGTTTCCATGGGAGGCTGATGGCCCTcaggggctgaggaggagggTCTGAGCCCCTGGACATCAGCCTAGACCAAACTCCTGAACCCTGATGCTGGAGGAACCTAGGAAGACCCCTGGGTCCTAACCCCCATCATAATGAGAAAACATCTGAGACCCAAGAGCTCCTGGATAGAGCAGGAAATCCTGGTACAAAGCActaaggggagggaggaagggggtgagACTTGGGGACCTCTGCAGGACCTGGAGCTCCAGGGACCTCTGCCACCATCTCGCTCATCCCTCAGCTGGTGTTTTTTGACTACCAGGAGCATGACTGCTTCTGCCTGGGGGAAAACCAT from Mesoplodon densirostris isolate mMesDen1 chromosome 10, mMesDen1 primary haplotype, whole genome shotgun sequence encodes the following:
- the C10H3orf18 gene encoding uncharacterized protein C3orf18 homolog codes for the protein MDSRIPSARSWISSHPPTSEPDLEPATDGSASKTTTLSPEATSFNDTRIPDVAGGTAGVGTMLLSFGIITVIGLAVAMVLYIRKKKRLEKLRHQLMPMYNFDPTEEQDELERELLEHGRDTASVQAATAVQATQAKTTLPSQGPMQRPSRLVFTDVANAIHA